The genomic DNA GGCGCGGCGGTGCCGAGCTGTCGCGCGTGTCGCTGCTGGCCAGCGGCTCTTCGGGCGGCGACGCGCTGATGCCCGGCTTCGCCAACATGATCCAGGGCGAACTGGCGGCCCCGCCCATGGAAACGCTGTCAGTGCACGGCATCTGTGCCGCCGGCGTGTCGGCCATCCAGTCGGCCGCGCAGGGCATCGAGCTGGGCGCGCACCGCAGCGCGCTCGCGGTGGCCAGCGAAATGCCCTCGCGACTTTTCAAGCGCTCGCGCTTCGCGGCGCGCGGCTACGAAACCGACTTCGATTCGCACTTCCTGCGCTGGATGCTCTCCGACGGCGCGGGCGCGCTGCTGCTGTCCGACGGCACGCCCGCGCTGGCCGGCAGCCCCGGCCTGCGCCTGCGGCTGAAGTGGGTGCACCAGCGCGCGTTCTCGGGGGACTATCCGGTCTGCATGCAGCTGGGCCTGACCGAGGATCGCGCACGCGGCCATCTCGACTTCGGCTCGTGGGCCGAGGCGGAGGCGGCGGGCGCCTTGTCGCTGCGGCAGGACATTCGCCTGCTGCCGCACCTTTTCGACATCGGCATTCATGAATACGCAACGCTGGTGCAGGGCGGATGGCTCGATCCGAAGCGGGTCGACCACTTCCTGTGCCACTACTCGTCGGAGAAATTCATTCCCGTGGTGGAGGACCTGATGGCCAAGGCCGACCTCGCCATTCCGCGCGAGCGCTGGTGGAGCAACCTGGCCTGGCGTGGCAACACGGGGGCCGCGTCGATCCTGATCATGCTGTCGGAGTTCCTGCACACCAAGGCGCTGAAGCCCGGGGAACAGATCTTCTGCTACGTGCCGGAATCGGGGCGTTTCATGGCCGCCTACATGCTGCTGGAGGTCGAGGCTGTCGAGGCGCCCGCCGGGGCGTTGGCCGGGCCGCGCATGACGGCCGAAGCGGCCCTGGACGACGAAGCCGCGATCGCGCCGCCTCACGATCCGGCCGCCGCGCCCGAAGGCCTTGGCGCACTGCTGACCGAACTGGCCGGCATCTGGCACGACTACCGCTCGCGCGCCTGGCGCACGCCGCTGATCCGCCAGATCCGCGAGCGCCGCCTCACCTTGCCCGACTACCTGAACTGGATGGAACAGTGGGTCCCGCAGGTCCGCGAAGGCAGCCGCTGGATGCGCGAGGGCGCCGCGTCGCTGACCGGCCCGTACCAGGCGCTGGCCGCGCTGATCGACGTGCATGCGGGCGAGGAGCAGGACGACTTCAACATCCTCTTCAGCGACTACCGGAAGGCCGGCGGCACCGTGGTGCGGATCGACGATCTGCGCCGCAATCCCGGCGGGGAGGCGCTCAACGCCTACCTGCACGGCCTGGCCGCCACGCGCAACCCGATCGGCCTGCTGGGCGCGATCTACATCATCGAGGGCACGGGCCAGCGCATCGTTCCCGCGCTGCTGCCGCTGATCAAGGCCGGCCTGAAGCTGCCGCCCGACGCCTTCCGCTTTCTCGAATACCACGGCCACAACGACGAGAACCACCTGAACCGCTGGCTCGCCGCGGTCGAGATGGTGATGGCCGTGGAAGGCGGCGAGGGCGCCGAGGGCCGGGGCCGGGCGGCCCGCCAGATCATCGATACGGCGCGCCACACGGCCGCGCTGTACCTGATGCAGTTTCAGCACATCACGGAGCGGATGCCACATGAGCCAAACGCCTGATTTTCTTGCGAAGGAGCACGACGAGCGCGATCCCAGTCCCTGGCTCGCGCTCTACCTGGACCAGAGCACGCCGCTGCCCGACGAGGTCAAGGCAGCGTGGCTG from Variovorax sp. V93 includes the following:
- a CDS encoding beta-ketoacyl-ACP synthase III — its product is MPVPFQRVYIESAGYFMPGEPIPNERMDAYIAPLNRMSERIKRRILAENGILTRHYAIDDEGVTRHTNAQLAAGAIRDCLRRGGAELSRVSLLASGSSGGDALMPGFANMIQGELAAPPMETLSVHGICAAGVSAIQSAAQGIELGAHRSALAVASEMPSRLFKRSRFAARGYETDFDSHFLRWMLSDGAGALLLSDGTPALAGSPGLRLRLKWVHQRAFSGDYPVCMQLGLTEDRARGHLDFGSWAEAEAAGALSLRQDIRLLPHLFDIGIHEYATLVQGGWLDPKRVDHFLCHYSSEKFIPVVEDLMAKADLAIPRERWWSNLAWRGNTGAASILIMLSEFLHTKALKPGEQIFCYVPESGRFMAAYMLLEVEAVEAPAGALAGPRMTAEAALDDEAAIAPPHDPAAAPEGLGALLTELAGIWHDYRSRAWRTPLIRQIRERRLTLPDYLNWMEQWVPQVREGSRWMREGAASLTGPYQALAALIDVHAGEEQDDFNILFSDYRKAGGTVVRIDDLRRNPGGEALNAYLHGLAATRNPIGLLGAIYIIEGTGQRIVPALLPLIKAGLKLPPDAFRFLEYHGHNDENHLNRWLAAVEMVMAVEGGEGAEGRGRAARQIIDTARHTAALYLMQFQHITERMPHEPNA